One Zeugodacus cucurbitae isolate PBARC_wt_2022May chromosome 3, idZeuCucr1.2, whole genome shotgun sequence genomic region harbors:
- the LOC105220024 gene encoding uncharacterized protein LOC105220024 isoform X2 — MWCPWQKCSVRQKSKMSKVETAGKLRRMNAGIPQSFVDSFNNSCNKCNNIEKLLTDKISELTELVEKQNTVIIDILAEHTVLLEKLSQKEKGTNSAILKFPIKTDADIAKLDADINDNNRVCYISAIQYLLQGQVKKNFEKVLSRQFCLEYNIGGIANKKRLKDFGNVYTVLKKAIGKTAVDAEAEIRKAFQVVKKRHFRQVSFNKVT, encoded by the exons TTCGTCAAAAAAGCAAAATGTCAAAGGTGGAAACAGCTGGAAAGCTTCGCCGGATGAACGCCGGAATACCACAATCATTTGTAG ataGCTTCAATAACAGTtgcaataaatgcaacaacatcGAAAAATTATTGACGGATAAAATTTCTGAATTGACAG aattagttgaaaaacaaaatactgtaattattgatattttggCGGAGCATACTGTATTGTTAGAAAAGCTGTCTCAAAAAGAGAAGGGAACAaattcagcaattttgaaattccCAATTAAAACTGATGCTGATATAGCCAAGCTGGATGCTGATATAAATGACAACAATAGAGTTTGCTAT ATTTCAGCAATCCAATATTTACTGCAAGgtcaagttaaaaaaaattttgaaaaggttTTGTCACGTCAATTTTGCCTCGAATATAATATTGGTGgaatagcaaacaaaaaacgttTAAAGGATTTCGGCAATGTTTATACCGTACTTAAAA aagCAATTGGAAAAACAGCTGTAGATGCGGAAGCTGAAATAAGGAAGGCTTTTCAGGTGGTGAAAAAGAGGCACTTCCGGCAGGTTTCATTTAATAaagttacataa